One genomic window of Candidatus Palauibacter australiensis includes the following:
- a CDS encoding 3-oxoacyl-ACP reductase FabG encodes MRLDGKRALVTGGSRSIGRAIALGLVGEGADVAVNYRRSREEAESAVREIEAMGRHAVAVQGSTDSRSDVERFVAEAHDFLGGLDILVNNAGILRRTPFLEIGEEEWDAIQGVNLKGYFLVGKAVGRRMVEDGTAGAIVNVSSAGQAVAAPNLTHYCVSKAGVEMLTKQMALELAPHGIRVNAVAPGLIETDLNRADIARDAFRERRLARIPLGKIGVPDDVVGAVVYLASNDEASLVTGASLFIDGGQTIWGA; translated from the coding sequence ATGCGTCTTGACGGCAAGCGTGCTCTGGTTACCGGCGGCTCGCGGAGCATCGGGCGAGCGATCGCCCTCGGACTGGTGGGCGAGGGGGCGGACGTGGCGGTCAACTACCGGCGGAGCCGTGAGGAGGCCGAGAGCGCCGTCCGTGAGATCGAGGCGATGGGGCGTCACGCGGTCGCGGTACAGGGATCGACCGATTCCCGTTCCGACGTCGAGCGTTTCGTCGCGGAGGCCCACGACTTCCTGGGTGGTCTCGATATCCTCGTGAACAACGCGGGGATCCTGAGGCGCACCCCGTTCCTCGAGATCGGCGAGGAGGAGTGGGACGCCATCCAGGGGGTCAATCTGAAGGGATACTTCCTGGTCGGTAAGGCCGTCGGACGCCGCATGGTCGAGGACGGGACGGCGGGGGCGATCGTCAACGTGTCGTCCGCCGGGCAGGCGGTGGCCGCGCCGAACCTCACGCACTACTGCGTGTCGAAGGCGGGGGTCGAGATGCTCACGAAGCAGATGGCGCTCGAACTCGCGCCCCACGGGATCCGGGTGAACGCCGTCGCGCCGGGGCTGATCGAGACCGACCTGAACCGCGCCGACATCGCGCGGGACGCTTTCCGCGAGCGGCGTCTCGCCCGCATCCCGCTCGGCAAGATCGGCGTGCCGGACGACGTGGTGGGGGCTGTCGTGTACCTCGCGTCGAACGACGAGGCGAGCCTCGTGACGGGCGCCTCGCTGTTCATCGACGGCGGCCAGACGATCTGGGGCGCGTAG